A single genomic interval of Oceanithermus profundus DSM 14977 harbors:
- a CDS encoding TerC family protein, with protein MTAEATLLGLFSIVLIDLVLSGDNAVVIGMAVRDLPGRLRRRAILMGTLGAIGLRVTFTILAALLLSVPFLRALGGVALFWIAAKLLGGEEEEARVGSAASFWQAVTLIIVADFTLSLDNVLAVAGAAGGHLGLLVFGLMLSIPILMLGSAAIAQLLNRWPWLSLLGSLVIVWAGAQLISHDPRVHAWLAWPLWAWFALGLATMAALRGLNRWQARRTVP; from the coding sequence ATGACCGCCGAAGCCACCCTCCTGGGCCTGTTCAGCATCGTCCTGATCGATCTCGTGCTTTCGGGCGACAACGCGGTGGTGATCGGCATGGCCGTGCGCGACCTTCCCGGCCGCCTGCGGCGCCGGGCCATCCTGATGGGCACGCTCGGCGCCATCGGCCTGCGCGTCACCTTTACCATCCTGGCGGCGTTGCTGCTTTCCGTGCCCTTCCTGCGCGCCCTGGGCGGCGTGGCGTTGTTTTGGATCGCCGCCAAGCTGCTGGGCGGCGAGGAAGAAGAGGCCCGGGTGGGGAGCGCCGCCTCGTTTTGGCAGGCGGTGACGCTGATCATCGTCGCCGATTTCACCCTGAGCCTCGACAACGTGCTGGCCGTGGCGGGGGCGGCGGGGGGGCACCTGGGGCTCTTGGTCTTCGGCCTGATGCTCTCGATTCCCATCCTGATGCTGGGCTCCGCCGCGATCGCGCAACTGCTCAACCGCTGGCCCTGGCTGAGCCTCCTGGGTTCGCTCGTCATCGTCTGGGCCGGGGCGCAGCTCATCTCCCACGACCCGCGGGTGCACGCCTGGCTGGCCTGGCCGCTCTGGGCCTGGTTCGCCCTGGGGCTGGCGACGATGGCGGCCCTGCGCGGGCTCAACCGCTGGCAGGCCCGGCGCACCGTCCCTTAG
- a CDS encoding Crp/Fnr family transcriptional regulator: MSWFIPRAGFLERLSEEEKMRLGQICPPRSYRKDEAVFMSGDACDELTVVLDGMLKIVRQGPSGKERILHLAGPGDILGAEFLEDGAVYKADAVCTSDGVVTCPINREQFVQVARELPRVTLSLAGSLAAHLSHLEDQIESATAPVIVRLGRVLTWTARRFGKQEPEGWVRIESELRQEDLAAMSGSTRVTITHTLGQLRDLGLVEGTRGRYRVRLEPLERMIEDLLWES, encoded by the coding sequence ATGTCGTGGTTCATCCCCCGGGCCGGGTTCCTCGAGCGGCTCAGCGAAGAGGAAAAGATGCGGCTGGGCCAGATCTGCCCGCCCCGCAGCTACCGCAAGGACGAGGCCGTCTTCATGAGCGGCGACGCCTGCGACGAACTGACCGTCGTCCTCGACGGTATGCTCAAGATCGTTCGCCAGGGCCCCTCGGGCAAGGAGCGCATCCTCCACCTCGCGGGGCCGGGCGACATCCTGGGCGCGGAGTTCCTGGAAGACGGCGCCGTCTACAAGGCCGACGCGGTCTGCACTTCGGACGGGGTGGTCACCTGCCCCATCAACCGCGAACAGTTCGTCCAGGTGGCGCGCGAGCTGCCGCGGGTGACCCTCAGCCTCGCGGGCAGCCTGGCGGCGCACCTTTCGCACCTGGAAGACCAGATCGAATCGGCGACCGCGCCGGTGATCGTGCGCCTGGGCCGGGTGCTCACCTGGACCGCGCGCCGTTTCGGAAAGCAGGAACCCGAGGGTTGGGTGCGCATCGAGAGCGAGCTGCGCCAGGAAGACCTCGCCGCCATGTCGGGGAGCACCCGGGTGACGATCACCCACACCCTGGGGCAGCTGCGCGACCTGGGCCTGGTGGAGGGGACCCGCGGACGGTACCGCGTCCGGCTCGAGCCCCTGGAACGCATGATCGAGGACCTGCTCTGGGAGAGCTAA
- a CDS encoding ABC transporter ATP-binding protein: MTAIETQGLSKRYGDLVAVDGLDLHVEQGEVFGLLGPNGSGKTTTILMLLGLTEPTSGRVRVLGHDPVREPLSVKRRVGYLPDTVGFYDDLSGRENLRYTAALNGMRGPGVDARIDEALDSMGLTDAADRPVRTYSRGMKQRLGLADVLLKEPQLVILDEPTLGLDPQAAHEFLGLIRALGDRGLTVLLSSHLLHQVQTVTDRVGLFRKGRMALVGSVPELARQVLGGAYRIHLEAEGEDLEAALGGLSGVLRVRRDGARYLLEAERDLRDDAARAVVRRGGRLLRLDLEEPDLDEVYRAYFEEVSHGDAA; encoded by the coding sequence ATGACGGCCATCGAAACCCAAGGCCTCAGCAAACGCTACGGCGACCTGGTCGCCGTCGACGGGCTCGACCTGCACGTCGAACAGGGGGAGGTCTTCGGTCTGCTGGGCCCCAACGGGTCCGGGAAGACGACGACGATCCTGATGCTCCTGGGCCTCACCGAGCCGACCTCGGGCCGCGTGCGGGTGCTGGGGCACGACCCCGTGCGCGAACCGCTCTCGGTCAAGCGGCGGGTCGGCTACCTGCCCGACACCGTGGGCTTCTACGACGACCTCTCGGGCCGGGAGAACCTGCGGTACACCGCGGCGCTCAACGGGATGCGCGGTCCCGGCGTCGACGCGCGCATCGACGAGGCGCTCGACTCGATGGGCCTGACCGACGCCGCCGACCGTCCGGTGCGCACCTACTCCCGGGGGATGAAGCAGCGGCTCGGCCTGGCCGACGTGCTGCTCAAGGAGCCGCAGCTGGTGATCCTCGACGAACCCACCCTGGGCCTCGACCCCCAGGCCGCGCACGAGTTCCTCGGCTTGATCCGTGCGCTGGGGGACCGGGGGCTGACGGTGCTGCTCTCCTCGCACCTGCTCCATCAGGTGCAGACGGTCACCGACCGTGTCGGCCTCTTCCGCAAGGGCCGCATGGCGCTCGTCGGCAGCGTTCCGGAGCTGGCCCGGCAGGTGCTGGGCGGCGCTTACCGGATTCATCTGGAAGCCGAGGGCGAGGACCTCGAGGCCGCCCTCGGCGGCCTGTCCGGCGTGCTGCGGGTGCGGCGCGACGGCGCCCGCTACCTGCTGGAGGCCGAGCGCGACCTGCGCGACGACGCCGCCCGCGCCGTGGTGCGGCGGGGAGGCCGGCTGCTGCGGCTGGATCTGGAAGAGCCCGATCTCGACGAGGTCTACCGCGCCTACTTCGAGGAGGTGTCCCATGGCGACGCGGCGTGA
- a CDS encoding phosphoribosyltransferase — protein MSVLFFEDRTEAAGLLAEALRPLNLRKPVVLGIPRGGVVLADVLARELGGTMDVVLARKIGAPGNPEYALGAVGEDGQVFLQPYASSIADEGYLKAEIGRQMQVIRERRRRYRAVRPKEPLAGRDVVLTDDGIATGSTMEAALTAVLAEAPARVVVAVPVGPPEAVERLRRRAEVVALSTPPDFVAVGAYYRRFPQVSDEDVVRLLSAWAIE, from the coding sequence ATGTCGGTATTGTTTTTCGAAGACCGGACGGAAGCCGCGGGGTTGCTGGCCGAGGCGCTCCGCCCGCTGAACCTACGGAAGCCCGTGGTGCTGGGCATTCCCCGCGGCGGGGTGGTGCTGGCCGACGTGCTGGCGCGGGAGCTGGGGGGCACGATGGACGTGGTCCTGGCCCGCAAGATCGGCGCGCCCGGCAACCCCGAGTACGCGCTTGGGGCCGTGGGCGAGGACGGCCAGGTCTTCCTGCAGCCCTACGCCTCGAGCATCGCCGACGAGGGCTACCTCAAGGCCGAGATCGGGCGGCAGATGCAGGTGATCCGCGAGCGCCGGCGGCGTTACCGGGCCGTGCGCCCCAAGGAGCCCCTCGCGGGCCGCGACGTGGTCCTCACCGACGACGGCATCGCCACCGGCAGCACCATGGAGGCCGCCCTCACCGCGGTGCTGGCCGAGGCGCCCGCGCGGGTGGTGGTGGCCGTGCCCGTGGGTCCGCCGGAGGCGGTGGAACGCCTGCGCCGCCGGGCCGAGGTGGTGGCGCTCAGCACCCCGCCCGACTTCGTCGCCGTGGGCGCCTACTACCGACGCTTCCCCCAGGTGAGCGACGAGGACGTGGTGCGGCTGCTCTCCGCCTGGGCGATAGAATAA
- a CDS encoding ABC transporter permease translates to MATRREGSAFAGLGPVFLKEFADQLSGARMRLLELLIVLTAAGTIYAAIQTIKSTVGEDVFLFLRLFTTAKDPLPSFVAFAGFLVPLLAIALGFDAVNGEHQRRTLGRVLAQPIYRDALLFGKYLAGLATLGLVLLATWLLITGLGVLLTGLAPSGEEVARSLLYLAATLAYGGVWLAVALFFSTVFKSPTTSALAAIGLWLFLTVFWGMIAGLLAPALSPVRYGFQEELYRQAQTELMLARVAPNTLYAEATLALLRPEVRSLGPVLPAQLEGMVLGTPLPLGQSLLLVWPQFAGLVAASVLFFTLAYVFFQRAEIRA, encoded by the coding sequence ATGGCGACGCGGCGTGAGGGTTCGGCGTTCGCCGGTCTGGGCCCGGTGTTTCTGAAGGAGTTCGCGGACCAGCTTTCGGGGGCCCGCATGCGGCTGCTCGAGCTCCTGATCGTGTTGACCGCGGCGGGGACGATCTACGCCGCCATCCAGACGATCAAGTCCACCGTCGGCGAGGACGTCTTCCTCTTCCTCCGGCTCTTTACCACGGCCAAGGACCCGCTTCCCTCGTTCGTCGCCTTCGCCGGTTTCCTGGTGCCGCTCCTGGCCATCGCGTTGGGTTTCGACGCGGTCAACGGCGAACACCAGCGGCGCACCCTGGGGCGGGTGCTCGCCCAGCCGATCTACCGCGACGCCCTCCTCTTCGGCAAGTACCTGGCGGGGCTCGCGACGCTGGGCCTGGTGCTGCTGGCGACCTGGCTGCTGATCACGGGGCTGGGCGTGCTGCTGACCGGCCTCGCCCCCTCGGGCGAGGAGGTGGCGCGCAGCCTCCTCTACCTGGCGGCGACCCTGGCCTACGGCGGCGTCTGGCTCGCGGTGGCCCTCTTCTTCTCGACGGTGTTCAAAAGCCCCACCACCAGCGCGCTGGCCGCGATCGGCCTCTGGCTCTTCCTCACCGTCTTCTGGGGGATGATCGCGGGGCTGCTCGCGCCGGCGCTGAGCCCCGTACGCTACGGCTTCCAAGAGGAGCTCTACCGGCAGGCGCAGACGGAGCTGATGCTCGCCCGGGTCGCCCCCAACACGCTCTACGCCGAGGCCACCCTGGCGTTGCTGCGGCCCGAGGTGCGCTCGCTCGGCCCCGTGCTTCCGGCGCAGCTCGAGGGCATGGTCCTCGGCACGCCGCTGCCGCTGGGCCAGTCGCTGCTGCTCGTCTGGCCGCAATTCGCCGGCCTCGTTGCGGCGAGCGTCCTCTTCTTCACCCTCGCCTACGTGTTCTTCCAGCGGGCCGAGATCCGGGCCTAG
- a CDS encoding cupin domain-containing protein has translation MEIQALVRPADGAPKKPVAKGKGAFLQVLIGPEDGAPNFILRRFTLEPGGRIPAHRHPTIEHEQFVLKGRMTIGLDGEEREVGPGDAVFIPAGVAHWYENRGDEAVEFICVIPKTKEYETEWLA, from the coding sequence ATGGAGATCCAGGCGTTGGTGCGCCCCGCCGATGGGGCGCCAAAGAAACCGGTGGCCAAAGGGAAGGGGGCCTTTCTGCAGGTACTGATCGGTCCCGAGGACGGCGCGCCCAATTTCATCCTGCGGCGCTTCACGCTCGAGCCCGGCGGCCGCATCCCCGCCCACCGTCACCCGACGATCGAGCACGAGCAGTTCGTGCTGAAAGGCAGGATGACGATCGGCCTGGACGGCGAGGAGCGCGAGGTCGGCCCCGGCGACGCCGTCTTCATCCCTGCGGGGGTGGCCCACTGGTACGAAAACCGCGGCGATGAGGCCGTCGAGTTTATCTGCGTGATCCCCAAGACCAAGGAATACGAGACCGAGTGGTTGGCCTAG